A portion of the Candidatus Woesearchaeota archaeon genome contains these proteins:
- a CDS encoding type II secretion system F family protein: MYKKIALLYPKSRKLEKLINYSSLGLDARKFIGFILTFSILFGFLIGIYSKLLFNKNPLLSGFVTFILLNIIIYFWFLLSVDAKAKFVESILPDALQLMASNLRAGMTIDRALILSARPEFGPFKDEIERVGKEITLGKELDLALLDLAKRIRSEKLEKTMRLIGSGIRSGGELASLLEHTAEDLKSQELIEKKIRASVNLYVIFISIAIGFGAPMLFALSSFMVRVLGKTMSQVDVPDTLAIPIKISTIAITTDFVVTYSLISLTTTAILGSLIIGLIKKGKEKEGIKMIPILIGISLAVFFIVKYLITGLMSGIFSF; the protein is encoded by the coding sequence ATGTACAAAAAAATAGCTTTATTATATCCAAAAAGCAGGAAGTTAGAAAAGTTAATTAACTATTCATCTCTAGGTTTAGACGCAAGAAAGTTTATAGGTTTTATCTTAACATTTAGCATTTTATTTGGATTTTTAATAGGAATCTATTCAAAATTATTATTTAATAAAAATCCTTTATTATCTGGATTTGTAACTTTTATACTCTTAAATATAATTATTTATTTTTGGTTCTTATTATCTGTTGATGCTAAGGCTAAATTTGTAGAATCTATTTTACCTGATGCTTTGCAATTAATGGCTTCTAACTTAAGAGCCGGAATGACTATTGACAGAGCTTTAATACTAAGTGCACGTCCTGAATTTGGGCCATTTAAAGATGAGATAGAAAGAGTTGGTAAAGAAATTACGCTTGGTAAAGAACTTGATTTAGCTCTACTAGACCTAGCAAAAAGAATCCGCTCAGAAAAGCTTGAAAAAACAATGAGACTAATTGGCTCAGGAATAAGATCTGGTGGAGAGCTTGCATCACTATTAGAACATACAGCTGAAGACTTAAAAAGCCAAGAATTAATAGAAAAGAAAATACGTGCAAGTGTAAATCTTTATGTCATTTTTATTTCAATTGCAATAGGATTTGGTGCACCAATGTTATTTGCATTATCTTCTTTTATGGTAAGGGTTCTAGGAAAAACAATGTCTCAAGTTGATGTTCCTGATACTTTGGCTATACCTATAAAAATCTCTACAATTGCAATAACAACTGATTTTGTTGTAACTTATTCTTTAATTTCACTAACTACCACAGCAATCTTAGGTTCTTTAATAATAGGTTTAATTAAAAAAGGAAAAGAAAAAGAAGGAATAAAGATGATTCCTATTCTTATAGGAATATCCCTTGCAGTTTTCTTTATAGTTAAATATCTAATTACTGGACTAATGTCTGGAATATTTAGTTTTTAA
- a CDS encoding type II secretion system F family protein: MQNIRIPFTFIPLKQLFKFSNILKGVSEKLKLFFPFLKLTLEQVEYNIEPRDYIALCLTSSLFFFIFFSLFLFLILNSFELKNTLLIAPFISLIISLFVFIQQILYPKFYLNSRIKKIEQNLLPSLRATLIQLNSGIPLFNILVSISNENYGAVSDEFKRAVKKINAGYPEIDALEEIAKNNPSLFFRRAIWQLVNGMKAGSDIKNTLENVIDSLSKEQSIQIENYGSKLNPLAMFYMLVVIIIPSLATTLLVVMTSFLPLGKTGLNLLFFGLYALVLFFQIIFLGMIRTRRPNLIGN, encoded by the coding sequence ATGCAAAATATCAGGATTCCGTTTACATTTATACCCTTAAAACAATTATTCAAATTCTCTAATATCCTTAAGGGAGTTTCAGAGAAACTAAAACTATTTTTTCCTTTCCTTAAACTAACTTTAGAGCAAGTTGAGTATAATATAGAGCCAAGAGATTATATTGCTCTTTGTTTAACTTCTAGTTTATTCTTCTTTATCTTTTTCAGTTTATTTCTTTTTTTAATACTTAATAGTTTCGAACTTAAAAACACACTTTTAATAGCTCCATTTATATCTTTGATTATTTCACTTTTTGTATTTATTCAACAAATTTTATATCCAAAATTTTATTTAAATTCAAGAATAAAAAAAATAGAACAAAATTTATTGCCTTCATTAAGAGCAACTTTAATACAATTAAATTCAGGAATCCCTTTGTTCAATATCTTAGTTTCAATTTCAAATGAAAACTATGGTGCTGTTTCAGACGAATTTAAAAGAGCAGTCAAAAAAATAAATGCAGGTTATCCAGAAATTGATGCTCTAGAAGAAATTGCAAAAAATAATCCCTCTTTATTTTTTAGAAGGGCAATTTGGCAATTGGTTAATGGTATGAAAGCTGGAAGTGATATTAAAAATACTTTGGAAAATGTTATAGATTCACTTTCAAAAGAGCAAAGCATACAAATAGAAAACTATGGTTCAAAATTAAACCCCCTAGCAATGTTTTATATGCTTGTAGTAATAATTATCCCTTCATTAGCAACAACTTTATTAGTTGTAATGACCTCTTTCCTTCCACTAGGTAAAACCGGTCTAAATTTATTATTTTTTGGTTTATATGCCTTAGTTTTATTTTTTCAAATAATCTTTTTAGGTATGATTAGAACTAGGAGACCAAATTTAATAGGAAATTAA
- a CDS encoding CpaF family protein: MAKDIIEKYQLTADEISTEVHICGQGKKATDYVIKTQEIGIATAALLDKIKSELVTQVQVTASEILDPKTIEELKKRFRLKAEELISLHMPSITGTAKKYFIGRLMQEMLGLDLIEFLLNDIQLEEIVVNSAQEPIRVYHRKYGWLSTNVLIKTEAQIANFSSIIARRVGRQITSLTPLLDAHLVTGDRANAVLYPISTKGNTITLRKFARDPWTMIDFIKNKTCSSDVYALIWEAIEYENNILFSGGTASGKTSFLNTCMPFIPPNHRIVSMEDTRELALPKFLYWCPLVTRQPNPEGKGEVSMLDLLVNSLRMRPDRIILGEIRKRAEAEVLFEAMHTGHSVYATVHADSTNQTIQRLVNPPIEIPSNMLEAVNINIVMFRDRKRGLRRTLQVSEFILGEEEGSSIIKPNILYRWKAVDDTIVQHNESLKLFENLSTHTGMTINEITKEINEKKKILEYMAKKNIRDIDSVGEIISRYYQDKETLLKEIKK; this comes from the coding sequence ATGGCAAAAGATATAATAGAAAAATATCAATTAACTGCAGATGAGATTTCTACAGAAGTGCATATTTGTGGCCAAGGCAAGAAAGCAACAGATTATGTTATAAAAACTCAAGAAATTGGCATAGCGACTGCAGCACTTTTAGACAAAATAAAATCTGAATTGGTAACTCAAGTTCAAGTAACTGCATCAGAGATTCTTGATCCAAAAACTATTGAAGAACTTAAAAAAAGATTTAGACTAAAAGCAGAAGAATTAATCTCTTTGCACATGCCTTCAATAACTGGCACAGCAAAAAAATATTTCATTGGAAGATTAATGCAAGAAATGCTTGGTTTAGATTTAATTGAATTCTTACTGAATGATATCCAACTAGAAGAAATTGTTGTAAATTCTGCACAAGAGCCAATAAGAGTTTATCACAGAAAGTATGGTTGGTTATCCACAAACGTTCTAATTAAAACAGAAGCACAAATTGCAAACTTCTCAAGCATTATTGCAAGAAGAGTTGGAAGACAAATCACAAGTTTAACTCCCTTATTAGATGCTCATTTAGTTACAGGGGACAGAGCAAATGCAGTTTTATATCCTATTTCAACAAAAGGTAATACGATTACACTTAGAAAGTTTGCACGTGATCCTTGGACAATGATAGATTTTATCAAGAATAAAACTTGTTCTTCAGATGTTTATGCTTTAATTTGGGAAGCAATAGAATATGAAAATAATATTTTATTTAGTGGTGGTACTGCATCTGGAAAAACCAGTTTCTTAAATACTTGCATGCCTTTTATTCCACCAAATCATAGAATAGTTTCAATGGAAGATACAAGAGAACTTGCATTACCTAAATTTTTATATTGGTGTCCTTTAGTTACACGTCAACCAAATCCAGAAGGAAAAGGTGAAGTTTCAATGTTAGATTTACTTGTAAATTCACTTAGAATGAGACCCGATAGAATTATACTTGGAGAAATTAGAAAAAGAGCAGAGGCAGAAGTTCTTTTCGAAGCAATGCACACAGGACATAGTGTATATGCTACTGTTCACGCAGACTCAACAAATCAGACTATTCAGAGATTGGTTAATCCGCCAATAGAAATTCCTTCTAATATGCTTGAAGCTGTAAACATTAATATTGTTATGTTTAGGGATAGAAAAAGAGGTTTAAGAAGAACTTTACAAGTTTCTGAATTTATCTTAGGAGAAGAAGAAGGCTCTTCAATTATAAAACCAAACATTCTTTATAGATGGAAAGCAGTGGACGACACAATAGTCCAACATAATGAAAGTTTAAAATTGTTTGAAAATCTAAGCACCCATACAGGTATGACTATTAATGAAATAACTAAAGAAATAAATGAAAAAAAGAAAATTTTAGAATATATGGCTAAGAAGAACATTCGTGATATCGATAGTGTTGGAGAGATTATATCTCGTTATTATCAAGATAAAGAAACACTTTTAAAAGAAATTAAAAAATAA